In a genomic window of Quercus lobata isolate SW786 chromosome 4, ValleyOak3.0 Primary Assembly, whole genome shotgun sequence:
- the LOC115986801 gene encoding putative disease resistance RPP13-like protein 1: MSVIGEAALSGFFQVLFSKLTSPELLEFLNQDQVQADLKKWKTMLLKIRAVLDDAEEKQMTSRAVKIWLDELRDLAFDVEDVLDKFATEALQHKLNAEHSTSKEPMLIPAYVSFNPSSVMFNTNMRSKIKEINTRLQESVTQKNYLELRYYDGGRTKTARLPTTSLVNEGHVYGRDEDKKAIVNLLLGAGSSNSQLSVFPILAMGGMGKTTLAQLVYNDHDVNRHFDMKAWIYVSDDFDIVRVTKAIIQSVTCEPYDVNDLDLLQVKLKNILFGKKFLFILDDVWNENYNNWTVLQRPFEFGALGSKVVVTTRNDGVSSLMGTTPSYKLKELSPNACLHVFTQHALGATDFSEHLELQEIGQKIIEMCKGLPLVAKELGGHLRTKHNHDQWKHVLYSNIRDIPEEKSAIIPTLRLSYQYLPSQLKRCFAYCSIFPKAYEFEEIELVLLWMAEGLLQETEGNKQMEDLGSEYFLDLLGRSFFQQSSNHASRFVMHDLVNDLAQWAAGDMCYRLDNKLNANNQSKIPTKVRYFSYIPCFCDGIKRFEDFHEGMSLRTFLPLPERKVCYLTNHVSYHMLPQLKCLSVLSLSGYQIVELSSSIGDLIHLRYLNLSGTLITSLPESISSLYNLQTLILRRVPNLQGYQRKLGI; encoded by the coding sequence ATGTCAGTTATTGGAGAGGCTGCTCTATCCGGTTTCTTTCAGGTGCTGTTTAGCAAGTTAACCTCCCCGGAATTGTTGGAGTTCTTGAACCAAGATCAAGTTCAAGCTGACCTCAAGAAGTGGAAGACAATGTTACTGAAAATCCGTGCAGTTCTAGATGATGCAGAAGAGAAGCAGATGACAAGCCGGGCCGTGAAGATCTGGTTGGATGAACTCAGGGACTTAGCTTTTGATGTGGAGGACGTCTTGGACAAGTTTGCAACCGAAGCTTTGCAACATAAGTTGAATGCAGAACACAGCACAAGTAAGGAACCCATGCTCATCCCTGCATATGTTAGTTTTAATCCAAGTTCTGTTATGTTCAATACTAACATGCGGTCCAAGATTAAAGAGATTAATACAAGATTGCAAGAAAGTGTGACACAAAAGAATTATCTGGAATTGAGATACTATGATGGGGGAAGAACTAAAACAGCAAGACTACCCACAACTTCTCTTGTGAATGAAGGTCACGTTTATGGCAGAGATGAAGATAAAAAGGCTATTGTCAACTTGTTGCTGGGTGCTGGATCAAGTAACTCTCAACTCTCTGTGTTTCCCATACTTGCTATGGGGGGAATGGGTAAGACAACTCTTGCTCAACTAGTTTACAACGACCATGATGTGAATCgtcattttgatatgaaagcATGGATTTATGTTTCTGATGATTTTGACATTGTAAGGGTGACAAAAGCAATTATACAATCTGTCACTTGTGAGCCCTATGATGTTAATGATTTAGATTTACTTCAAGTCAAACTGAAGAACATATTATTTGGCAAGaagtttttattcattttggatgatgtttggaatgaaaattacaataattgGACTGTCTTACAACGTCCATTTGAATTTGGGGCTCTAGGAAGTAAGGTTGTTGTCACAACTCGAAATGATGGTGTTTCATCATTAATGGGCACTACTCCAAGTTACAAGTTGAAGGAGTTGTCACCAAATGCTTGTTTGCATGTATTTACCCAACACGCATTGGGGGCAACAGATTTTAGTGAACATTTGGAACTTCAAGAAATTGGCCAAAAAATTATAGAGATGTGTAAGGGCTTGCCTTTGGTAGCAAAAGAACTCGGGGGCCATTTGCGCACTAAGCACAACCATGATCAGTGGAAACATGTGCTATATAGCAACATCCGAGATATACCAGAGGAGAAAAGTGCTATTATTCCAACTCTTAGATTGAGTTACCAATACCTCCCTTCACAATTAAAGAGGTGTTTTGCCTATTGTTCAATATTCCCAAAGGCCTATGAATTCGAAGAGATAGAACTAGTCTTGTTATGGATGGCAGAAGGTTTGCTTCAAGAAACAGAAGGAAACAAGCAAATGGAAGATCTTGGTAGTGAGTATTTTCTTGATCTACTAGGGAGATCATTTTTCCAACAATCAAGCAATCATGCATCACGTTTTGTCATGCATGACTTGGTCAATGATCTGGCTCAATGGGCTGCAGGAGACATGTGTTATAGGTTGGACAACAAATTGAATGCTAATAATCAATCCAAGATTCCCACAAAGGTACGCTATTTCTCATATATTCCTTGCTTTTGTGATGGCATCAAAAGATTTGAAGACTTCCACGAAGGCATGTCATTACGGACTTTCCTACCACTACCAGAAAGGAAAGTTTGCTACTTAACAAATCATGTTTCTTATCATATGTTGCCACAATTGAAATGTTTAAGCGTATTATCTTTAAGTGGATATCAAATTGTTGAGCTATCAAGTTCTATTGGTGATTTGATACATTTAAGATACCTCAATCTTTCTGGTACTTTGATTACAAGTTTACCAGAATCAATAAGTTCTTTATACAATTTGCAAACATTGATATTGAGACGTGTTCCAAACTTACAAGGTTACCAAAGAAAATTGGGAATCTAG
- the LOC115985024 gene encoding putative disease resistance protein RGA3, whose amino-acid sequence MGGIGKTTLAQLVYNDAKVNSYFDMKAWACVSEEFDGVKVTKTILKSFSSDNCDDNDLNLLQVKLKEKLYAKKFLVILDDVWNENYNDWTILRAPFEVGAPGSRIVITTRNESVSSMMGTIPTYALKELSDDACLSIFTRNALGTKDFNAHPDLKDIGEEIVNKCKGLPLAAKTLGGLLRTKLDRSEWEDVLNSKIWEIPEERSGIVPALMLSYYHLPSHLKRCFAYCSILPKDYEFEEQQLVLLWMAEGLIQLKDGRKSPEDLGSEYFRNLLSRSFFQQSSKDKSRFLMHDLINDLAQWVAGDICFRMGDKLEVNNIGKFSKQVRHFSYLGGRYDATKRVLSLSGYCITELPDSIVDLKHLRYIDLSLQLTNIDIRELCLSKEIAFKVWESCQIAPPQYSKRIFIGRNASTTRLENVTVPRDARDANLIGKPGLNELLLEWSSKIDESQDRTNELDVLNMLQPPKALKKLTIRCYGGTRFPTWLRGPSFPNMVLLRIENCKKCASLPPVGQLPSLKVLFIKGMARVNNVGPEFYGEGCSQPFRSLETLCFENMQEWESWTPYGEFPCLRQLSITSCPKLLGKLPNQLPSLENFVINGCGQLVVSVSSFPMLCNIEIEKSKGIVQGGKVELSSLNFTFLSTMSEFTCQMEGPIQGLEKVEDLTIDHCEELVSLWSNDVGLQHLRALRVLKISTCPKLMSLVAEEVEEQLQLGLPSTLREIEIINCNALVSLPKAMMYNITCLERISIDRCDSLTSFAIGQLPPTLKRLKIDRCKNMIILLDEEDVNYFCSNKSLLEYLEAIECPSLKSLTSSGELPATLKQLHISSCQNLESIAKRLHDNSSLERISVSDCDNFKSLPMGIHTLSFLDEIHIWNCPSLVTLSDGGLLPTSLRMLWIFGCEDMQALPKCIHNLTSLQELNIWECPVGFGQVHLS is encoded by the exons ATGGGAGGTATAGGAAAGACAACTCTTGCCCAGCTTGTATACAATGATGCTAAAGTGAATAGCTATTTTGATATGAAAGCATGGGCTTGTGTTTCTGAAGAGTTTGATGGTGTTAAGGTTACAAAAACAATTCTAAAATCTTTCTCCTCTGATAACTGTGATGACAATGATTTAAATTTGTTGCAAGTGAAACTAAAGGAAAAACTGTATGCAAAGAAGTTTCTAGTCATTTTGGATGATGTTTGGAATGAAAACTACAACGATTGGACCATTCTCCGTGCTCCTTTTGAAGTAGGGGCTCCAGGAAGTAGGATTGTTATCACAACTCGCAATGAAAGTGTTTCATCAATGATGGGCACCATTCCAACTTATGCTTTGAAAGAGTTGTCAGATGATGCTTGTTTGTCTATATTTACCCGAAATGCATTGGGGACCAAAGACTTCAATGCACATCCAGACCTTAAAGATATTGGTGAGGAAATTGTTAATAAGTGTAAAGGCTTGCCTTTGGCAGCAAAGACCCTTGGAGGCCTCTTACGCACTAAACTAGACCGTTCTGAGTGGGAAGATGTGCTAAATAGCAAGATATGGGAAATACCAGAAGAGAGAAGTGGAATTGTTCCAGCTCTTATGTTGAGTTACTACCATCTCCCTTCACATTTAAAGAGGTGCTTTGCATATTGCTCAATACTCCCCAAGGACTACGAATTTGAGGAACAGCAGTTGGTACTATTATGGATGGCAGAAGGTTTAATACAACTAAAAGATGGGAGAAAATCACCAGAAGATTTGGGTAGTGAGTATTTTCGCAATCTCTTGTCAAGGtcattttttcaacaatcaaGCAAGGATAAATCACGGTTTCTAATGCATGATCTCATCAACGATTTGGCTCAATGGGTTGCAGGAGACATATGCTTTAGAATGGGAGATAAATTGGAGGTTAATAACATAGGGAAATTTTCTAAACAGGTCCGGCATTTTTCTTACCTTGGTGGCCGATATGATGCCACTAAAAG GGTGCTCTCTTTGAGTGGATACTGCATAACTGAGCTACCTGATTCCATTGTTGATCTGAAGCATCTACGGTACATTGACCTTTCTCTGCAACTTACAAACATTGATATTAGAGAACTGTgtttatctaaagaaattgcCTTCAAAGTTTGGGAATCTTGTCAAATTGCGCCACCTCAATATTCTAAACGCATATTCATTGGAAGGAATGCCTCCACAACTAG ATTGGAGAATGTTACTGTACCCAGGGATGCAAGGGATGCTAATTTAATTGGTAAGCCCGGTCTTAATGAGTTGCTGTTGGAATGGAGTAGCAAAATTGATGAGTCACAAGACAGAACAAATGAATTAGATGTACTTAACATGCTACAGCCTCCCAAGGCTTTGAAAAAGCTCACTATCAGGTGCTATGGCGGTACAAGATTTCCAACTTGGTTAAGAGGTCCTTCATTTCCTAATATGGTGCTCCTGAGgattgaaaattgtaaaaagtgCGCATCCCTCCCACCAGTCGGACAACTACCATCACTCAAAGTCCTTTTTATCAAAGGAATGGCCAGAGTGAATAATGTTGGTCCTGAGTTTTATGGGGAAGGTTGTTCACAACCTTTTAGATCCTTGGAAACTTTGTGTTTTGAGAATATGCAGGAATGGGAGAGCTGGACTCCTTATGGAGAATTCCCATGCCTGCGCCAGCTTTCTATTACAAGTTGTCCCAAGCTATTGGGGAAGTTACCAAACCAGCTTCCTTCACTGGAAAATTTTGTGATAAATGGATGTGGACAGTTGGTGGTTTCAGTTTCAAGCTTTCCAATGCTATGCAATATAGAAATTGAGAAATCCAAAGGGATAGTACAGGGAGGTAAGGTTGAGTTGAGCTCACTAAACTTCACATTTCTTTCAACAATGTCAGAATTCACATGTCAAATGGAAGGGCCTATACAAGGACTAGAAAAGGTAGAGGACTTGACTATTGATCATTGTGAGGAGCTGGTGTCTTTGTGGTCAAATGATGTGGGATTACAACATCTTCGTGCTCTTCGTGTTCTGAAAATTTCTACTTGTCCCAAACTAATGTCTTTGGTGGCAGAAGAAGTAGAAGAGCAGCTGCAATTGGGTTTGCCATCCACACTAAGAGAAATTGAGATCATAAATTGCAATGCCCTGGTATCTCTACCCAAGGCAATGATGTACAACATCACCTGTCTTGAGCGTATTTCTATTGATAGATGTGATTCGTTGACATCCTTTGCAATAGGCCAGCTACCTCCAACTCTAAAGAGGCTAAAGATTGATCGTTGCAAGAATATGATAATTTTACTGGACGAGGAGGATGTCAACTATTTCTGCAGCAACAAGTCTCTTCTTGAGTACTTGGAAGCTATTGAATGTCCATCACTCAAGTCCTTAACATCAAGTGGAGAGTTGCCTGCAACACTAAAACAGCTCCACATTAGCTCTTGTCAAAACCTTGAGTCAATAGCAAAGAGGTTACATGACAATTCGTCTCTTGAACGCATTAGTGTCTCAGATTGTGACAACTTTAAATCTTTACCCATGGGCATACACACCCTCAGTTTTCTAGATGAGATTCATATTTGGAATTGCCCAAGTCTTGTAACTTTGTCGGATGGAGGGTTGCTCCCCACCAGCCTAAGAATGCTTTGGATTTTCGGTTGTGAAGATATGCAGGCCCTGCCCAAGTGCATTCACAACCTCACCTCTCTTCAAGAATTGAATATATGGGAGTGTCCAG TGGGGTTTGGACAAGTTCACCTCTCTTAG